A region from the Pungitius pungitius chromosome 16, fPunPun2.1, whole genome shotgun sequence genome encodes:
- the exosc8 gene encoding exosome complex component RRP43 isoform X1 has translation MIFIRKISRVAEPLEYHRSFLKENCRPDGRELSEFRTTTVNIGSISTADGSALVKVGNTTVICGIKAELTTPAVEAPGKGYIVPNVDLPPLCSSRFRPGPPGEQAQAASQFVADVIESSELMQTEDLCIERGKLCWVLYCDMMCLDYDGNVLDACIIALLAALKNTQLPEVTISKETSLPEVNFEERRGLNIRKHPVGTSFCVFDDSILIIDPTADEESLSTAHLTVVTDDEDRLCIVHKPGGTPLSGEKLQECINRATTRQREIQKLIDKVVRSVKAAK, from the exons ATGATATTTATACGTAAAATCTCCAG AGTTGCTGAGCCTCTGGAGTACCACAGGAGCTTTCTC AAAGAAAACTGTCGTCCAGATGGACGCGAGCTGTCAGAGTTCAGAACCACGACTGTAAACATAG GGTCCATATCCACAGCAGATGGCTCAGCCCTGGTGAAGGTTGGAAACACGACAGTCATCTGTGGCATCAAGGCG GAGCTGACGACCCCGGCAGTGGAGGCACCTGGTAAAGGCTACATAG TGCCCAACGTGGACCTGCCTCCGCTGTGTTCCTCCCGGTTTCGGCCCGGCCCGCCGGGAGAACAGGCACAGGCTGCCAGCCAGTTTGTAGCCGATGTAATTGAAAG CTCTGAGTTGATGCAAACGGAGGACTTGTGCATCGAAAGAGGAAAG CTCTGCTGGGTGCTCTACTGTGACATGATGTGTCTGGATTACGATGGGAACGTGCTGGACGCTTGCATCATTGCCCTGCTGGCTGCCCTGAAGAACA CACAGCTCCCAGAGGTCACCATCAGCAAAGAGACGAGTTTACCAGAGGTTAACTTTGAAGAGAGACGAGGGCTGAATATTCGCAAACATCCAGTCGGCACCTCATTTTGCGTCTTTGATGA CTCCATACTGATCATCGACCCCACAGCTGATGAGGAGAGTCTGTCAACCGCTCACCTCACTGTGGTGACAGATGATGAAGATCGACTCTGCATTGTACATAAACCAG GTGGGACACCGCTGTCGGGAGAGAAGCTTCAGGAGTGCATCAACAGAGCCACaacgagacagagagagatccaAAAACTCATTGACAAAGTCGTGCGCAGTGTGAAGGCAGCAAAATAA
- the exosc8 gene encoding exosome complex component RRP43 isoform X2: MAAGFKVAEPLEYHRSFLKENCRPDGRELSEFRTTTVNIGSISTADGSALVKVGNTTVICGIKAELTTPAVEAPGKGYIVPNVDLPPLCSSRFRPGPPGEQAQAASQFVADVIESSELMQTEDLCIERGKLCWVLYCDMMCLDYDGNVLDACIIALLAALKNTQLPEVTISKETSLPEVNFEERRGLNIRKHPVGTSFCVFDDSILIIDPTADEESLSTAHLTVVTDDEDRLCIVHKPGGTPLSGEKLQECINRATTRQREIQKLIDKVVRSVKAAK, from the exons ATGGCGGCCGGCTTCAA AGTTGCTGAGCCTCTGGAGTACCACAGGAGCTTTCTC AAAGAAAACTGTCGTCCAGATGGACGCGAGCTGTCAGAGTTCAGAACCACGACTGTAAACATAG GGTCCATATCCACAGCAGATGGCTCAGCCCTGGTGAAGGTTGGAAACACGACAGTCATCTGTGGCATCAAGGCG GAGCTGACGACCCCGGCAGTGGAGGCACCTGGTAAAGGCTACATAG TGCCCAACGTGGACCTGCCTCCGCTGTGTTCCTCCCGGTTTCGGCCCGGCCCGCCGGGAGAACAGGCACAGGCTGCCAGCCAGTTTGTAGCCGATGTAATTGAAAG CTCTGAGTTGATGCAAACGGAGGACTTGTGCATCGAAAGAGGAAAG CTCTGCTGGGTGCTCTACTGTGACATGATGTGTCTGGATTACGATGGGAACGTGCTGGACGCTTGCATCATTGCCCTGCTGGCTGCCCTGAAGAACA CACAGCTCCCAGAGGTCACCATCAGCAAAGAGACGAGTTTACCAGAGGTTAACTTTGAAGAGAGACGAGGGCTGAATATTCGCAAACATCCAGTCGGCACCTCATTTTGCGTCTTTGATGA CTCCATACTGATCATCGACCCCACAGCTGATGAGGAGAGTCTGTCAACCGCTCACCTCACTGTGGTGACAGATGATGAAGATCGACTCTGCATTGTACATAAACCAG GTGGGACACCGCTGTCGGGAGAGAAGCTTCAGGAGTGCATCAACAGAGCCACaacgagacagagagagatccaAAAACTCATTGACAAAGTCGTGCGCAGTGTGAAGGCAGCAAAATAA
- the alg5 gene encoding dolichyl-phosphate beta-glucosyltransferase yields the protein MDFIFEIVQALVALAALSLIVVLIIAHVTAEMVTLTRHEKEKYFLTVTGEKELFPSLHDPSSRELSVVIPAYNEELRMPVMLDEATEYLENRQKQQPSFTYEVIVVDDGSKDKTTEVALRYSRKYGADKVRVLTLVNNRGKGGAVRMGTLSSRGKLILMADADGATKFADIEKVEAGLNALKPKPENMAISCGSRAHLEQDSVAQRSMFRTFLMYGFHFLVWFFCVRGIKDTQCGFKLFTREAALKTFSSLHVERWAFDVELLYIAQCFKIPIAEVAVNWTEIEGSKLVPFWSWLQMGRDLFFIRMRYFTRAWKLQSAHKTE from the exons ATGGATTTCATCTTTGAAATAGTTCAGGCCTTGGTGGCATTGGCAGCTCTAAGTTTGATTGTG GTGCTCATAATAGCCCACGTCACCGCCGAGATGGTGACACTCACACGCCATGAGAAGGAGAAATACTTCCTCACCGTCACAGGAGAGAAGGAGCTCTTCCCCAGCCTGCATGATCCCTCCTCCAGGGAGCTCTCCGTAGTGATCCCGGCCTACAACGAGGAACTTCGAA TGCCAGTGATGTTGGATGAAGCTACCGAGTACTTGGAGAACAGACAG AAACAGCAGCCCTCTTTTACCTATGAGGTCATCGTGGTCGACGACGGcagcaaagacaaaacaacagaG GTCGCGCTGCGGTACAGTAGAAAGTACGGTGCTGATAAAGTTCGGGTCCTGACACTGGTGAATAACCGGGGGAAAGGAGGAGCTGTGCGGATG GGAACTCTGAGCTCCAGAGGGAAACTCATTCTGATGGCCGATGCTGATGGAGCCACAAAGTTTGCTGACATTGAGAAAGTGGAGGCTGGACTTAATGCCCTCAAACCTAAACCG GAGAACATGGCAATTTCTTGTGGTTCCAGAGCTCACCTGGAGCAAGACTCAGTGGCCCAG CGCTCTATGTTTCGTACGTTCCTCATGTATGGCTTTCACTTCCTGGTGTGGTTCTTTTGCGTAAGAGGGATCAAAGACACACAATGTGGATTCAAGCTTTTCACACGCGAGGCCGCCCTCAAGACCTTCTCTTCCCTCCATGTAGAGCGATG GGCTTTTGATGTGGAGCTCCTGTATATTGCCCAGTGTTTTAAAATCCCCATCGCAGAGGTGGCGGTCAACTGGACTGAAATAGAAG GATCCAAGCTGGTCCCGTTTTGGAGCTGGCTGCAGATGGGAcgagaccttttttttattcgcaTGCGCTACTTCACCAGGGCCTGGAAACTGCAGTCAGCGCATAAGACTGAGTAA